In Parasteatoda tepidariorum isolate YZ-2023 chromosome 2, CAS_Ptep_4.0, whole genome shotgun sequence, one DNA window encodes the following:
- the LOC107449833 gene encoding uncharacterized protein isoform X1, with protein sequence MEAKQRLGGTTGNRRRRDRAARMQKRQQRQAADISENEEESPPVRQKRPPTRKKRIKEPIFQEDIVDGFAFLCFKTYEDLERTVNKYDKKETEIDGVSTEDAASRQNNSNNTDHPPVLEESVPQLDKKPKSKKNNTLPKVKKKDFVNNKVRNNLKDPCIGNDENSKPGEEILETPRSTSRDQLSDASSHASLERGYLCDSESGDERGSEPECDLFNSKLSDSNFIAKKNNPGHSQNCRSPPVLPPIHPVLNGTHHPEPSTAVAAVTASASPANTSSTMVVGATSPREPQIGSPAVIPVSCSSPASPPSGVVPVSPPPLFLRKGPPPVNKDSASSSKLLSNGYEFVSDTSPPSPVAASKLLSPNKFLKRAPPVPSCRDSVATLNKPAINVYDFVSDHSAPSSPDGVVYISQNKFNHSKSISPPVVTSNKESIPVDKATVSNGHATNLCVSSASPPVLSAPILQTNSHKSALDMSIKANATVIKTEQPPPTILPPAVSGDLRLQASPGQSRSTYSIPYSTSQPIRKHSASPRMSPLTIPTSMSSPALSGPSVLPISPAGNSSTTMSMRTNVSSAITMTNSSTSHMIAARSRSPVVTASHPNTPTPVPARDTHSSHSNSSLSSLSQLSTPAHKDREGGGSRSHSNSSNVAPSVSAALNSTSAYSSAGNLSSLVFSKPQCWSGNSSTTNTISASISRSSPSPLPPRVSPALSSSGSTSLPLPPTLPPAHHTSPFNSHPGPPPPPLLPVASHHSIFPGSLTPTLPLEATAGPSSYRASETLFPQHSEYKKLPDYLRRELDTRFMASQDHSIPIPPPPYMQSEVQHPSQIHQQAGPPFIAPPPLGAPMVSQQASHLYEKYPKLESSLYRRPSIGLSNYPPVSSLFAPGGGGTSTPFVPPAHLSALQPKINPVSKTKSTKPGKWCAMHVRIAWEIYNHQQKQKQAEAHKAGIALATVNPPSDRIHAANHLFCSMPRNHELSPFSSSLLTAAAASAHPRSFEASAHHSTFLNPTPAHLGPFARPGYPSFAGAAPGFSGLGPLGIPGPSMLGADLRTTCLTTQDPWGQRTTLPFPGGTPWGGLKEEAERERLQQERKREEERQKRAEQERREKEERDRREQERREQERRELLERQEQERKERERKEKERREHERREMERREMERREHERRELERREHERQKERDRELRLQHHLQKSSIVMNGEIRDHHLHHSQHHQHHSHHHAMSREWERARDSRDLPRSPIMPPNHPIKYEGALERHVYPQHPQRMEVKIKQERKDDEPVPVSRSSRMPGDDRMRKRPGSIPQSDASDPVSLVSSRSVMHNSVPLGLNSLDPSRVMGPHGLVPSPAKDPLAHHSQTSPLWGPLTPSPTVTTIPSAAVDHYRTREILQGRSEHDVRRFEQLVMSPRDAANSELSRQLSNVLDMERAAAQAAYDRSKLLPPPLRTNESPYATPPTLPPASASSFFSPPVSPFLNSLCSTSGRTKAGPPGVLNGLPPPLIPCTFPVQNHTGFPTTRTSSPMSAHKLIPGAGVLNLPESFFAKDRREVNGHPTDFDAHLRL encoded by the exons gTACGGAATAACTTGAAAGATCCCTGTATAGGAAACGATGAGAACTCGAAACCCGGTGAAGAAATACTCGAGACTCCGCGTAGTACATCTAGGGACCAACTCAGTGAT gcaAGCAGTCATGCAAGTTTAGAAAGAGGCTATTtg TGTGATAGTGAAAGTGGTGATGAAAGA GGATCAGAACCTGAGTGTGATTTATTCAACAGTAAATTATCAGATA GTAATTTTATTGCCAAGAAAAACAATCCTGGTCATTCTCAAAACTGTCGGTCACCGCCCGTGTTACCACCTATTCATCCTGTTCTGAATGGAACTCACCACCCAGAGCCTTCAACTGCTGTGGCAGCTGTAACAGCCAGTGCCAGCCCAGCAAACACATCATCCACTATGGTTGTTGGGGCCACTAGTCCAAGAGAGCCTCAAATCGGCAGCCCTGCAGTCATTCCCGTTTCTTGTTCATCACCCGCCTCTCCTCCTTCCGGAGTTGTTCCTGTCTCTCCTCCCCCACTCTTCCTACGTAAGGGTCCTCCACCAGTAAATAAAGACAGTGCTTCCAGCAGCAAACTTTTAAGCAATGGTTATGAATTTGTGTCTGATACATCTCCCCCTTCACCTGTGGCTGCCTCAAAGCTGCTTTCTCCTAATAAATTCCTCAAGAGGGCGCCACCAGTGCCTTCCTGTAGGGACAGTGTAGCTACTTTGAATAAGCCAGCTATCAATGTGTATGATTTTGTATCTGACCATTCTGCCCCATCTTCTCCTGATGGAGTTGTGTATATatctcaaaacaaatttaaccatTCAAAGAGCATCTCTCCACCTGTAGTTACTTCTAATAAAGAATCTATACCTGTGGACAAAGCAACTGTCAGCAATGGCCATGCAACTAATCTTTGTGTGTCTTCAGCTTCACCCCCTGTGCTTTCAGCTCCCATTCTGCAAACTAATAGTCACAAAAGTGCTCTGGACATGAGTATTAAAGCCAATGCTACAGTGATTAAAACAGAACAACCACCACCTACAATCCTACCTCCTGCCGTATCCGGAGACCTTAGGCTTCAGGCTTCCCCTGGACAGTCTAGGTCTACGTATAGCATTCCATATTCTACCTCTCAGCCTATTCGCAAACATTCTGCTTCCCCTAGGATGTCACCACTCACAATACCGACATCCATGTCTTCACCTGCATTAAGTGGACCTTCTGTGCTGCCCATTTCACCTGCTGGAAATTCTTCTACAACTATGTCAATGAGGACTAATGTTTCATCAGCAATCACAATGACAAATTCTAGTACCTCGCATATGATTGCTGCTAGAAGTCGAAGTCCTGTCGTGACAGCCTCGCATCCGAATACACCGACCCCAGTTCCTGCCAGAGATACGCACAGTTCCCATAGTAACAGTAGTCTATCCAGTCTTAGTCAATTAAGCACGCCAGCTCATAAAGATAGGGAGGGTGGTGGAAGTCGCAGCCACAGCAATTCAAGCAATGTCGCGCCATCTGTCAGCGCTGCCTTAAATAGCACATCAGCATATTCTTCTGCGGGCAATTTATCAAGTTTAGTCTTTTCAAAACCTCAGTGTTGGAGTGG gAATTCTTCCACAACTAATACTATATCAGCTTCAATATCCCGGTCATCTCCATCACCTCTACCCCCAAGAGTGTCACCGGCTCTCAGTAGCAGCGGAAGCACTAGCCTACCCTTGCCACCTACACTACCACCAGCTCATCATACTTCTCCCTTCAATAGTCATCCAGGTCCACCACCACCCCCTTTACTACCTGTTGCTTCTCATCATTCTATATTCCCAGGTTCCTTAACGCCTACACTACCTCTGGAGGCGACGGCTGGTCCATCGTCCTACAGAGCTTCTGAAACGCTGTTTCCACAGCATAGTGAGTATAAAAAAC ttccTGACTATTTAAGAAGAGAATTGGATACAAGGTTTATGGCCTCTCAAGACCATTCCATTCCTATTCCTCCTCCTCCTTATATGCAAAGTGAAGTTCAGCATCCAAGCCAGATTCATCAGCAGGCAGGTCCTCCTTTCATTGCTCCTCCTCCACTGGGGGCTCCCATGGTTTCACAACAAGCTTCCCATCTG tATGAAAAGTATCCTAAACTTGAATCCTCTCTTTACCGCAGACCTTCA ATTGGTCTATCAAATTATCCTCCTGTGTCTTCATTGTTTGCTCCTGGTGGAGGTGGTACATCTACTCCATTTGTTCCTCCAGCCCATTTATCAGCTCTTCAGCCAAAG atcAATCCTGTATCAAAAACAAAGAGCACA AAGCCTGGAAAGTGGTGTGCCATGCATGTCCGGATAGCATGGGAGATCTACAATCACCAGCAGAAGCAAAAGCAGGCTGAAGCCCATAAAGCCGGCATTGCTTTGGCGACCGTGAATCCTCCCTCTGACCGCATCCATGCTGCTAACCACCTCTTCTGTTCTATGCCTCGAAATCATGAGCTTTCACCTTTCTCTTCTTCCTTACTTACTGCCGCAGCAG catCAGCTCACCCAAGATCATTTGAAGCATCAGCTCATCATTCCACATTCCTAAATCCCACACCTGCTCATTTAG gtCCTTTTGCCAGACCTGGTTATCCTAGTTTTGCTGGAGCAGCTCCAGGATTTAGTGGCTTAGGTCCTCTGG GTATTCCTGGACCCTCTATGCTTGGTGCAGACTTACGAACAACGTGTTTAACAACTCAAGATCCTTGGGGACAACGCACAACACTTCCTTTCCCTGGTGGCACTCCGTGGGGCGGCCTGAAAGAGGAAGCAGAACGAGAGCGTTTGCAGCAAGAGCGTAAAAGGGAAGAGGAAAGACAGAAGAGGGCTGAGCAGGAAAGGAGAGAGAAAGAAGAAAG GGATCGTAGGGAGCAAGAACGAAGAGAGCAAGAGAGAAGAGAATTGTTAGAAAGGCAAGAAcaagaaaggaaagaaagagaACGCAAAGAGAAAGAAAGACGAGAGCATGAAAGAAGGGAAATGGAAAGACGAGAGATGGAAAGAAGAGAACATGAAAGACGTGAGCTTGAAAGAAGAGAACATGAACGGCAGAAAGAAAG ggATAGAGAACTCAGGCTGCAACATCATTTACAGAAAAGTTCCATAGTCATGAATGGTGAAATCAGGGATCATCATCTTCATCACTCTCAGCATCATCAACATCACTCTCATCATCATGCAATGTCACGCGAATGGGAAAGAGCAAGGGACTCTCGAGATCTTCCCAGGTCTCCTATTATGCCGCCTAATCATCCTATAAAATATGAAGGGGCCTTAGAAAGGCATGTGTACCCACAGCATCCCCAGCGAATggaagtgaaaataaaacagGAGAGGAAAGATGATGAACCTGTTCCTGTCTCCAGAAGTTCGAGAATGCCTGGGGATGACAGAATGCGCAAAAGGCCTGGAAGCATTCCTCAGTCTGATGCATCAGATCCAGTGTCTCTGGTCTCTTCAAGAAGTGTTATGCACAATTCAGTGCCTCTAGGTTTGAATTCTCTGGATCCCTCACGGGTGATGGGTCCTCATGGCCTAGTACCGTCACCTGCAAAGGATCCTCTGGCGCATCATTCACAGACATCTCCTCTGTGGGGGCCTTTGACGCCAAGTCCAACTGTCACAACAATACCAAGTGCTGCTGTCGATCACTACAGGACTCGGGAAATCCTTCAAGGTCGATCTGAACACGATGTTCGTAGGTTTGAACAACTTGTGATGTCTCCTAGGGATGCTGCTAACAGTGAACTTTCCCGGCAACTGTCAAATGTGTTAGACATGGAGCGAGCTGCTGCTCAGGCAGCATACGATCGCTCGAAGTTACTCCCACCACCATTAAGGACAAACGAATCTCCCTATGCAACACCTCCTACGTTGCCTCCGGCTTCAGCATCTAGTTTCTTTTCCCCTCCAGTTAGTCCGTTCCTCAACAGTTTATGCAGCACATCTGGCAGGACGAAAGCTGGTCCTCCAGGTGTGCTGAATGGACTTCCTCCTCCTCTAATACCCTGTACTTTCCCTGTTCAAAATCATACAGGTTTTCCCACCACAAGAACTTCATCTCCTATGTCAGCTCATAAACTGATTCCTGGAGCTGGCGTGCTGAACTTGCCAGAGTCCTTCTTTGCCAAAGACAGGCGAGAAGTAAATGGACATCCAACAGACTTTGATGCACATTTAAGGTTATGA
- the LOC107449833 gene encoding uncharacterized protein isoform X2, with protein MEAKQRLGGTTGNRRRRDRAARMQKRQQRQAADISENEEESPPVRQKRPPTRKKRIKEPIFQEDIVDGFAFLCFKTYEDLERTVNKYDKKETEIDGVSTEDAASRQNNSNNTDHPPVLEESVPQLDKKPKSKKNNTLPKVKKKDFVNNKVRNNLKDPCIGNDENSKPGEEILETPRSTSRDQLSDASSHASLERGYLCDSESGDERGSEPECDLFNSKLSDSNFIAKKNNPGHSQNCRSPPVLPPIHPVLNGTHHPEPSTAVAAVTASASPANTSSTMVVGATSPREPQIGSPAVIPVSCSSPASPPSGVVPVSPPPLFLRKGPPPVNKDSASSSKLLSNGYEFVSDTSPPSPVAASKLLSPNKFLKRAPPVPSCRDSVATLNKPAINVYDFVSDHSAPSSPDGVVYISQNKFNHSKSISPPVVTSNKESIPVDKATVSNGHATNLCVSSASPPVLSAPILQTNSHKSALDMSIKANATVIKTEQPPPTILPPAVSGDLRLQASPGQSRSTYSIPYSTSQPIRKHSASPRMSPLTIPTSMSSPALSGPSVLPISPAGNSSTTMSMRTNVSSAITMTNSSTSHMIAARSRSPVVTASHPNTPTPVPARDTHSSHSNSSLSSLSQLSTPAHKDREGGGSRSHSNSSNVAPSVSAALNSTSAYSSAGNLSSLVFSKPQCWSGNSSTTNTISASISRSSPSPLPPRVSPALSSSGSTSLPLPPTLPPAHHTSPFNSHPGPPPPPLLPVASHHSIFPGSLTPTLPLEATAGPSSYRASETLFPQHIPDYLRRELDTRFMASQDHSIPIPPPPYMQSEVQHPSQIHQQAGPPFIAPPPLGAPMVSQQASHLYEKYPKLESSLYRRPSIGLSNYPPVSSLFAPGGGGTSTPFVPPAHLSALQPKINPVSKTKSTKPGKWCAMHVRIAWEIYNHQQKQKQAEAHKAGIALATVNPPSDRIHAANHLFCSMPRNHELSPFSSSLLTAAAASAHPRSFEASAHHSTFLNPTPAHLGPFARPGYPSFAGAAPGFSGLGPLGIPGPSMLGADLRTTCLTTQDPWGQRTTLPFPGGTPWGGLKEEAERERLQQERKREEERQKRAEQERREKEERDRREQERREQERRELLERQEQERKERERKEKERREHERREMERREMERREHERRELERREHERQKERDRELRLQHHLQKSSIVMNGEIRDHHLHHSQHHQHHSHHHAMSREWERARDSRDLPRSPIMPPNHPIKYEGALERHVYPQHPQRMEVKIKQERKDDEPVPVSRSSRMPGDDRMRKRPGSIPQSDASDPVSLVSSRSVMHNSVPLGLNSLDPSRVMGPHGLVPSPAKDPLAHHSQTSPLWGPLTPSPTVTTIPSAAVDHYRTREILQGRSEHDVRRFEQLVMSPRDAANSELSRQLSNVLDMERAAAQAAYDRSKLLPPPLRTNESPYATPPTLPPASASSFFSPPVSPFLNSLCSTSGRTKAGPPGVLNGLPPPLIPCTFPVQNHTGFPTTRTSSPMSAHKLIPGAGVLNLPESFFAKDRREVNGHPTDFDAHLRL; from the exons gTACGGAATAACTTGAAAGATCCCTGTATAGGAAACGATGAGAACTCGAAACCCGGTGAAGAAATACTCGAGACTCCGCGTAGTACATCTAGGGACCAACTCAGTGAT gcaAGCAGTCATGCAAGTTTAGAAAGAGGCTATTtg TGTGATAGTGAAAGTGGTGATGAAAGA GGATCAGAACCTGAGTGTGATTTATTCAACAGTAAATTATCAGATA GTAATTTTATTGCCAAGAAAAACAATCCTGGTCATTCTCAAAACTGTCGGTCACCGCCCGTGTTACCACCTATTCATCCTGTTCTGAATGGAACTCACCACCCAGAGCCTTCAACTGCTGTGGCAGCTGTAACAGCCAGTGCCAGCCCAGCAAACACATCATCCACTATGGTTGTTGGGGCCACTAGTCCAAGAGAGCCTCAAATCGGCAGCCCTGCAGTCATTCCCGTTTCTTGTTCATCACCCGCCTCTCCTCCTTCCGGAGTTGTTCCTGTCTCTCCTCCCCCACTCTTCCTACGTAAGGGTCCTCCACCAGTAAATAAAGACAGTGCTTCCAGCAGCAAACTTTTAAGCAATGGTTATGAATTTGTGTCTGATACATCTCCCCCTTCACCTGTGGCTGCCTCAAAGCTGCTTTCTCCTAATAAATTCCTCAAGAGGGCGCCACCAGTGCCTTCCTGTAGGGACAGTGTAGCTACTTTGAATAAGCCAGCTATCAATGTGTATGATTTTGTATCTGACCATTCTGCCCCATCTTCTCCTGATGGAGTTGTGTATATatctcaaaacaaatttaaccatTCAAAGAGCATCTCTCCACCTGTAGTTACTTCTAATAAAGAATCTATACCTGTGGACAAAGCAACTGTCAGCAATGGCCATGCAACTAATCTTTGTGTGTCTTCAGCTTCACCCCCTGTGCTTTCAGCTCCCATTCTGCAAACTAATAGTCACAAAAGTGCTCTGGACATGAGTATTAAAGCCAATGCTACAGTGATTAAAACAGAACAACCACCACCTACAATCCTACCTCCTGCCGTATCCGGAGACCTTAGGCTTCAGGCTTCCCCTGGACAGTCTAGGTCTACGTATAGCATTCCATATTCTACCTCTCAGCCTATTCGCAAACATTCTGCTTCCCCTAGGATGTCACCACTCACAATACCGACATCCATGTCTTCACCTGCATTAAGTGGACCTTCTGTGCTGCCCATTTCACCTGCTGGAAATTCTTCTACAACTATGTCAATGAGGACTAATGTTTCATCAGCAATCACAATGACAAATTCTAGTACCTCGCATATGATTGCTGCTAGAAGTCGAAGTCCTGTCGTGACAGCCTCGCATCCGAATACACCGACCCCAGTTCCTGCCAGAGATACGCACAGTTCCCATAGTAACAGTAGTCTATCCAGTCTTAGTCAATTAAGCACGCCAGCTCATAAAGATAGGGAGGGTGGTGGAAGTCGCAGCCACAGCAATTCAAGCAATGTCGCGCCATCTGTCAGCGCTGCCTTAAATAGCACATCAGCATATTCTTCTGCGGGCAATTTATCAAGTTTAGTCTTTTCAAAACCTCAGTGTTGGAGTGG gAATTCTTCCACAACTAATACTATATCAGCTTCAATATCCCGGTCATCTCCATCACCTCTACCCCCAAGAGTGTCACCGGCTCTCAGTAGCAGCGGAAGCACTAGCCTACCCTTGCCACCTACACTACCACCAGCTCATCATACTTCTCCCTTCAATAGTCATCCAGGTCCACCACCACCCCCTTTACTACCTGTTGCTTCTCATCATTCTATATTCCCAGGTTCCTTAACGCCTACACTACCTCTGGAGGCGACGGCTGGTCCATCGTCCTACAGAGCTTCTGAAACGCTGTTTCCACAGCATA ttccTGACTATTTAAGAAGAGAATTGGATACAAGGTTTATGGCCTCTCAAGACCATTCCATTCCTATTCCTCCTCCTCCTTATATGCAAAGTGAAGTTCAGCATCCAAGCCAGATTCATCAGCAGGCAGGTCCTCCTTTCATTGCTCCTCCTCCACTGGGGGCTCCCATGGTTTCACAACAAGCTTCCCATCTG tATGAAAAGTATCCTAAACTTGAATCCTCTCTTTACCGCAGACCTTCA ATTGGTCTATCAAATTATCCTCCTGTGTCTTCATTGTTTGCTCCTGGTGGAGGTGGTACATCTACTCCATTTGTTCCTCCAGCCCATTTATCAGCTCTTCAGCCAAAG atcAATCCTGTATCAAAAACAAAGAGCACA AAGCCTGGAAAGTGGTGTGCCATGCATGTCCGGATAGCATGGGAGATCTACAATCACCAGCAGAAGCAAAAGCAGGCTGAAGCCCATAAAGCCGGCATTGCTTTGGCGACCGTGAATCCTCCCTCTGACCGCATCCATGCTGCTAACCACCTCTTCTGTTCTATGCCTCGAAATCATGAGCTTTCACCTTTCTCTTCTTCCTTACTTACTGCCGCAGCAG catCAGCTCACCCAAGATCATTTGAAGCATCAGCTCATCATTCCACATTCCTAAATCCCACACCTGCTCATTTAG gtCCTTTTGCCAGACCTGGTTATCCTAGTTTTGCTGGAGCAGCTCCAGGATTTAGTGGCTTAGGTCCTCTGG GTATTCCTGGACCCTCTATGCTTGGTGCAGACTTACGAACAACGTGTTTAACAACTCAAGATCCTTGGGGACAACGCACAACACTTCCTTTCCCTGGTGGCACTCCGTGGGGCGGCCTGAAAGAGGAAGCAGAACGAGAGCGTTTGCAGCAAGAGCGTAAAAGGGAAGAGGAAAGACAGAAGAGGGCTGAGCAGGAAAGGAGAGAGAAAGAAGAAAG GGATCGTAGGGAGCAAGAACGAAGAGAGCAAGAGAGAAGAGAATTGTTAGAAAGGCAAGAAcaagaaaggaaagaaagagaACGCAAAGAGAAAGAAAGACGAGAGCATGAAAGAAGGGAAATGGAAAGACGAGAGATGGAAAGAAGAGAACATGAAAGACGTGAGCTTGAAAGAAGAGAACATGAACGGCAGAAAGAAAG ggATAGAGAACTCAGGCTGCAACATCATTTACAGAAAAGTTCCATAGTCATGAATGGTGAAATCAGGGATCATCATCTTCATCACTCTCAGCATCATCAACATCACTCTCATCATCATGCAATGTCACGCGAATGGGAAAGAGCAAGGGACTCTCGAGATCTTCCCAGGTCTCCTATTATGCCGCCTAATCATCCTATAAAATATGAAGGGGCCTTAGAAAGGCATGTGTACCCACAGCATCCCCAGCGAATggaagtgaaaataaaacagGAGAGGAAAGATGATGAACCTGTTCCTGTCTCCAGAAGTTCGAGAATGCCTGGGGATGACAGAATGCGCAAAAGGCCTGGAAGCATTCCTCAGTCTGATGCATCAGATCCAGTGTCTCTGGTCTCTTCAAGAAGTGTTATGCACAATTCAGTGCCTCTAGGTTTGAATTCTCTGGATCCCTCACGGGTGATGGGTCCTCATGGCCTAGTACCGTCACCTGCAAAGGATCCTCTGGCGCATCATTCACAGACATCTCCTCTGTGGGGGCCTTTGACGCCAAGTCCAACTGTCACAACAATACCAAGTGCTGCTGTCGATCACTACAGGACTCGGGAAATCCTTCAAGGTCGATCTGAACACGATGTTCGTAGGTTTGAACAACTTGTGATGTCTCCTAGGGATGCTGCTAACAGTGAACTTTCCCGGCAACTGTCAAATGTGTTAGACATGGAGCGAGCTGCTGCTCAGGCAGCATACGATCGCTCGAAGTTACTCCCACCACCATTAAGGACAAACGAATCTCCCTATGCAACACCTCCTACGTTGCCTCCGGCTTCAGCATCTAGTTTCTTTTCCCCTCCAGTTAGTCCGTTCCTCAACAGTTTATGCAGCACATCTGGCAGGACGAAAGCTGGTCCTCCAGGTGTGCTGAATGGACTTCCTCCTCCTCTAATACCCTGTACTTTCCCTGTTCAAAATCATACAGGTTTTCCCACCACAAGAACTTCATCTCCTATGTCAGCTCATAAACTGATTCCTGGAGCTGGCGTGCTGAACTTGCCAGAGTCCTTCTTTGCCAAAGACAGGCGAGAAGTAAATGGACATCCAACAGACTTTGATGCACATTTAAGGTTATGA